From one Streptomyces sp. ICC1 genomic stretch:
- a CDS encoding transcriptional regulator, which translates to MNATVAVSPLLTRLAAERATGALLRERGTLFLEDGRVVHAESPATPGLDVLLTTGGGLTPERWTDAVNQAGARRQVARFLVDSGGMAGGELEICHLAAIFDAAFFALSPGSGPSRFRRGATHWIGSVRSVPAAAVERETRRRRELLDAVWPYPLLDTSPVVPRAAAPGQTVTARQRILLDRADGVRTPADLAWVLGRPAFHTLLDVRRLAAAGLVETPYASAAPAAAPETPLPDWMTQAQSPDVALLRRLRDALEASL; encoded by the coding sequence GTGAACGCCACGGTTGCCGTCTCGCCCCTGCTCACCCGGCTCGCCGCGGAGCGCGCCACCGGCGCACTGCTGCGCGAGCGCGGCACCCTCTTCCTGGAGGACGGCCGCGTCGTCCACGCCGAGAGCCCGGCCACCCCCGGGCTCGACGTCCTGCTCACCACCGGCGGCGGCCTCACCCCCGAGCGCTGGACCGACGCCGTCAACCAGGCCGGCGCCCGCCGCCAGGTCGCCCGCTTCCTCGTCGACAGCGGCGGCATGGCCGGCGGAGAGCTGGAGATCTGCCACCTCGCCGCGATATTCGACGCCGCCTTCTTCGCCCTCTCCCCGGGCAGCGGCCCCTCCCGCTTCCGCCGCGGCGCCACGCACTGGATCGGCTCCGTCCGCTCCGTTCCGGCCGCCGCCGTCGAGCGGGAGACCCGGCGCCGCCGGGAGCTGCTCGACGCGGTCTGGCCCTACCCGCTGCTGGACACCTCCCCGGTCGTGCCCCGGGCCGCCGCCCCCGGCCAGACCGTCACCGCCCGGCAGCGGATCCTGCTGGACCGGGCGGACGGCGTACGGACACCGGCGGACCTGGCCTGGGTGCTGGGCCGGCCGGCCTTCCACACCCTGCTCGACGTACGGCGCCTGGCGGCGGCCGGACTGGTCGAGACCCCGTACGCGTCGGCGGCCCCGGCCGCCGCTCCCGAAACACCCCTGCCCGACTGGATGACGCAGGCGCAGTCCCCGGACGTGGCGTTGCTGCGCCGGTTACGCGACGCACTGGAGGCAAGCCTGTGA
- a CDS encoding TetR/AcrR family transcriptional regulator, with amino-acid sequence MRQNPERRAALLDAAIEVLAREGSRGLTLRAVDAEAGVPTGTSSNYFANRAQLLVQILHRTRVRLTPGPEDLAGPFDTKVLLLRLLERMRRERSVHTAMLELRLEATRRPELQSELAGFQGAELEANIAWHLEAGLPGDRQGVVLMYLAMLGLIVDDLTAPGLLDPHPVEGLIEAMVERLLPERPAD; translated from the coding sequence ATGCGCCAGAACCCGGAGCGCCGCGCCGCGCTGCTCGACGCCGCCATCGAAGTCCTCGCCCGCGAGGGCTCCCGGGGGCTGACCCTGCGCGCGGTGGACGCGGAGGCCGGGGTCCCGACCGGCACCTCCTCCAACTACTTCGCCAACCGGGCCCAGCTGCTCGTGCAGATCCTGCACCGCACCCGGGTGCGGCTGACCCCCGGCCCCGAGGACCTGGCCGGCCCCTTCGACACGAAGGTGCTCCTCCTGCGGCTCCTCGAGCGCATGCGCCGCGAGCGCAGCGTCCACACCGCGATGCTGGAACTGCGGCTCGAAGCCACCCGGCGGCCCGAGCTCCAGAGCGAGCTGGCCGGATTCCAGGGCGCCGAGCTGGAGGCGAACATCGCCTGGCACCTGGAGGCCGGTCTGCCGGGGGACCGGCAGGGAGTGGTCCTGATGTACCTGGCCATGCTCGGCCTGATCGTGGACGACCTGACCGCGCCCGGGCTGCTGGATCCCCATCCGGTGGAGGGGCTCATCGAAGCGATGGTCGAGCGCCTCCTCCCGGAGCGCCCCGCCGACTGA
- a CDS encoding roadblock/LC7 domain-containing protein, with amino-acid sequence MSQAAQNLNWLITNFVDNTPGVSHTVVVSADGLLLAMSEGFPRDRADQLAAVASGLTSLTAGASRIFEGGAVNQTVVEMDRGFLFLMSVSDGSSLAVLAHPECDIGLVGYEMALLVDRAGSVLTPDLRAELQGSLLI; translated from the coding sequence ATGAGCCAGGCGGCACAGAACCTGAACTGGTTGATCACCAACTTCGTGGACAACACCCCCGGGGTGTCCCACACGGTGGTGGTCTCCGCCGACGGCCTCCTGCTGGCGATGTCCGAGGGTTTTCCCCGTGACCGCGCCGACCAGCTGGCGGCCGTCGCCTCCGGCCTGACCTCGCTGACCGCGGGAGCCTCCCGCATCTTCGAGGGCGGCGCCGTAAATCAGACCGTGGTCGAGATGGACCGCGGCTTCCTCTTCCTCATGTCCGTCTCCGACGGATCCTCGCTGGCCGTGCTCGCCCACCCCGAGTGCGACATCGGCCTCGTGGGCTACGAGATGGCCCTCCTCGTGGACCGCGCCGGCAGTGTCCTCACCCCGGACCTGCGCGCGGAACTGCAGGGAAGCCTGCTCATCTGA
- a CDS encoding nitrate- and nitrite sensing domain-containing protein codes for MQGRFKRDGSAAAEQEPRGGTDRGSSPQHAQNRGPAVEGGGPDASAAVKAKGRAKPKGAPRDNDESAERDTAIPQAPRGSGSRLAMQNWRISTRLVSLLTLPVVAATTLGGFRINDSLTDIEQLEHMQLLTTMTRQATNLAAMLQAERDNSAGPLSVPGAAGKPNSLVLGVRDQTDSAAKAFAAATDKVDNAEDKDETLKSIRNNILQIGRQLANLQLIRDKAYLNSAQQTVTEYNSLIVSLLSLSQDMAQATSNPEMIKRTRALAAFSSAKEYASIQRAIIAAALPEDPAKGGNLSENDRLYALSALHGEEQSKKTFELVYQGKPEELLSVLGDGNQEIGTADHYARRVLNAKDQFAKEKNRSWMDWYDADDTKLQAMKVIELTLLEDMEQKARELKNESQRDAIINGVLILLVLGVSLVGAFVMARSMIRSLRRLQDTATRVAQDRLPELVKQLSESDPQDVDTTVESVGLHTRDEIGQVAAAFDDVHREAVRLAAEQALLRGNVNAMFTNLSRRSQGLIQRQLSLISELESREADPDQLSSLFKLDHLATRMRRNGENLLVLAGEEPGRRWTRPVPLVDVLRAAASEVEQYERIELSSVPGTEVAGRVVNDLVHLLAELLENATSFSSPQTKVKVTGHALPDGRVLVEIHDTGIGLSPEDLAAINERLASPPTVDVSVSRRMGLFVVGRLSLRHGIRIQLRPSDSGGTTALVMLPVDVAQGGKKPAPMPGQGGPGGAGAQGGPGQGLPGAQPQGSLPGPGARPPVGAGAQRGQVAGGAQRAALPGQNGAPGGQRPQGPGQQGGPQGPQAGRPPQQQGAPGGQTQSAFGSGAPLPGRGPVSGPGPGAPGGFGGPQARPVGGPAASGPGGFPQGNGFERPQPPQQQPQQMPMQPQQAQQAQQAQQQTGAPAAPAARGPRPQLPPRGGAPRPELPGAGTGPAAVPQATSWGSAQRGHDVPRGHDELSGPGSTSEFPRPDFNAPAPQGGGVRADYTDNSGTGQFPRPDFADPASTGQFPRPDFQGQRPGGPGVGGYGQPGQVPQPQGEYAPVPPARPEAPRLPQAPRQPEALPPAGPSAGGRSPIFDTLESNWFRQEGNQPPAQAPAVPQQPAPAAPAVASPQRPQQPSLPQRGLEQAPVEPAEPAQAQTGAMPTVSWRSSPNDELMRQAERVRQPAAGGITTSGLPRRVPRANLVAGTAQQQAEAQAGPQVSRAPDDVRGRLTNLRRGIQQGRQAGNNGPATGSHHIDPTYQQER; via the coding sequence GTGCAGGGACGATTCAAGAGGGATGGCAGCGCTGCGGCGGAGCAGGAGCCGCGCGGCGGGACCGACCGTGGCTCCTCGCCCCAGCACGCCCAAAACCGCGGGCCGGCTGTCGAAGGCGGGGGCCCCGATGCCTCCGCCGCGGTGAAGGCGAAGGGACGCGCCAAGCCCAAGGGCGCGCCCCGGGACAACGACGAGTCGGCCGAGCGCGACACGGCGATACCCCAGGCCCCCCGTGGGTCCGGTTCCCGTCTCGCCATGCAGAACTGGCGCATCAGCACGCGACTCGTGTCGCTGCTGACCCTGCCGGTCGTCGCCGCCACCACGCTCGGTGGCTTCCGCATCAACGACTCGCTCACCGACATCGAGCAGCTCGAGCACATGCAGCTGCTGACGACCATGACCCGGCAGGCCACCAACCTGGCCGCCATGCTGCAGGCCGAGCGTGACAACTCCGCCGGCCCGCTGTCCGTCCCCGGCGCCGCGGGCAAGCCCAACAGCCTCGTCCTGGGCGTCCGCGACCAGACCGACTCCGCCGCCAAGGCCTTCGCCGCCGCGACCGACAAGGTCGACAACGCGGAGGACAAGGACGAGACGCTCAAGTCGATCCGCAACAACATCCTGCAGATCGGCCGCCAGCTCGCCAACCTCCAGCTCATCCGCGACAAGGCGTACCTGAACAGCGCCCAGCAGACCGTCACCGAGTACAACTCGCTGATCGTCTCGCTGCTCTCGCTCTCGCAGGACATGGCCCAGGCCACCTCGAACCCCGAGATGATCAAGCGCACCCGCGCGCTGGCGGCGTTCTCCTCCGCCAAGGAGTACGCCTCCATCCAGCGCGCGATCATCGCGGCCGCGCTCCCCGAGGACCCCGCCAAGGGCGGAAACCTCAGCGAGAACGACCGGCTGTACGCCCTCTCCGCGCTGCACGGCGAGGAGCAGTCGAAGAAGACCTTCGAGCTCGTCTACCAGGGCAAGCCCGAGGAACTCCTCTCGGTGCTCGGCGACGGCAACCAGGAGATCGGCACCGCCGACCACTACGCCCGCCGCGTCCTGAACGCCAAGGACCAGTTCGCCAAGGAGAAGAACCGGTCCTGGATGGACTGGTACGACGCGGACGACACCAAGCTCCAGGCCATGAAGGTCATCGAGCTCACCCTGCTCGAGGACATGGAGCAGAAGGCCCGCGAGCTCAAGAACGAGTCCCAGCGCGACGCCATCATCAACGGTGTCCTGATCCTCCTCGTCCTCGGCGTCTCCCTCGTCGGCGCCTTCGTCATGGCCCGCTCGATGATCCGCTCGCTGCGCCGCCTGCAGGACACCGCGACCCGCGTCGCCCAGGACCGGCTGCCCGAGCTCGTCAAGCAGCTGTCCGAGTCCGACCCGCAGGACGTGGACACCACGGTGGAGTCCGTCGGCCTGCACACCCGCGACGAGATCGGCCAGGTGGCCGCGGCCTTCGACGACGTGCACCGCGAGGCCGTCCGCCTCGCCGCCGAGCAGGCCCTCCTGCGAGGCAACGTCAACGCGATGTTCACCAACCTCTCGCGCCGCTCGCAGGGCCTCATCCAGCGCCAGCTCTCGCTCATCTCCGAGCTGGAGTCCCGCGAGGCCGACCCGGACCAGCTCTCCTCGCTCTTCAAGCTCGACCACCTCGCGACCCGCATGCGCCGTAACGGCGAAAACCTCCTCGTCCTCGCGGGCGAGGAGCCGGGCCGCCGGTGGACCCGCCCCGTCCCGCTCGTCGACGTGCTCCGCGCCGCGGCGTCCGAGGTGGAGCAGTACGAGCGCATCGAACTCTCCTCGGTGCCCGGCACCGAGGTCGCCGGCCGCGTCGTCAACGACCTCGTGCACCTGCTCGCCGAGCTGCTGGAGAACGCGACCTCGTTCTCCTCCCCGCAGACCAAGGTCAAGGTCACCGGTCACGCGCTGCCCGACGGCCGCGTGCTCGTCGAGATCCACGACACCGGCATCGGCCTCTCCCCCGAGGACCTCGCCGCGATCAACGAGCGGCTCGCGTCGCCGCCGACCGTGGACGTCTCCGTCTCCCGCCGCATGGGCCTGTTCGTGGTCGGCCGCCTGTCCCTGCGACACGGCATCCGCATCCAGCTGCGCCCCTCCGACTCGGGCGGTACGACGGCCCTCGTCATGCTCCCGGTGGACGTCGCCCAGGGCGGCAAGAAGCCGGCTCCGATGCCCGGCCAGGGCGGTCCCGGCGGCGCCGGCGCCCAGGGCGGTCCCGGTCAGGGCCTTCCCGGCGCGCAGCCGCAGGGCTCGCTCCCCGGTCCCGGTGCACGGCCCCCCGTGGGCGCCGGCGCGCAGCGCGGCCAGGTCGCCGGCGGCGCCCAGCGCGCGGCCCTGCCCGGCCAGAACGGAGCCCCCGGCGGGCAGCGTCCCCAGGGTCCCGGCCAGCAGGGCGGTCCGCAGGGTCCGCAGGCCGGCCGTCCCCCGCAGCAGCAGGGTGCTCCCGGCGGGCAGACGCAGAGCGCCTTCGGCTCCGGCGCCCCGCTGCCGGGCCGCGGTCCGGTCTCCGGTCCCGGTCCCGGCGCTCCCGGTGGCTTCGGCGGTCCGCAGGCCCGCCCGGTCGGTGGCCCCGCGGCTTCCGGCCCCGGCGGCTTCCCGCAGGGCAACGGCTTCGAACGTCCGCAGCCGCCCCAGCAGCAGCCGCAGCAGATGCCGATGCAGCCCCAGCAAGCGCAGCAGGCGCAGCAGGCGCAGCAGCAGACCGGCGCTCCCGCGGCTCCGGCCGCGCGCGGTCCCCGGCCGCAGCTGCCGCCGCGCGGTGGCGCTCCCCGTCCGGAACTCCCGGGTGCGGGCACCGGCCCCGCCGCGGTCCCGCAGGCCACCAGCTGGGGCTCGGCCCAGCGCGGGCACGACGTGCCGCGCGGCCACGACGAGCTGTCGGGCCCCGGTTCGACCTCCGAGTTCCCGCGTCCCGACTTCAACGCCCCGGCCCCCCAGGGCGGCGGCGTACGGGCCGACTACACCGACAACAGCGGTACGGGCCAGTTCCCCCGCCCGGACTTCGCGGACCCCGCCTCCACCGGCCAGTTCCCCCGCCCGGACTTCCAGGGCCAGCGGCCCGGCGGTCCCGGTGTCGGCGGCTACGGCCAGCCGGGCCAGGTCCCGCAGCCCCAGGGCGAGTACGCCCCCGTACCGCCCGCGCGCCCGGAGGCTCCGCGGCTTCCGCAGGCGCCCCGCCAGCCGGAGGCGCTGCCCCCGGCCGGACCGAGCGCCGGCGGCCGCAGCCCGATCTTCGACACGCTGGAGTCGAACTGGTTCCGCCAGGAGGGCAACCAGCCCCCCGCGCAGGCGCCGGCGGTACCTCAGCAGCCCGCTCCCGCGGCTCCGGCCGTGGCCTCCCCCCAGCGCCCGCAGCAGCCTTCGCTGCCGCAGCGCGGCCTGGAGCAGGCGCCTGTCGAGCCGGCCGAGCCGGCGCAGGCTCAGACCGGCGCGATGCCGACCGTGAGCTGGCGCTCCTCGCCGAACGACGAGCTGATGCGGCAGGCCGAGCGCGTGCGCCAGCCCGCCGCGGGCGGCATCACCACCTCGGGGCTGCCCCGCCGGGTACCGCGGGCGAACCTCGTGGCCGGCACCGCGCAGCAGCAGGCCGAGGCACAGGCCGGTCCGCAGGTCTCGCGCGCACCGGACGACGTCCGCGGCCGCCTGACCAACCTGCGACGCGGTATCCAGCAGGGGCGCCAGGCCGGCAACAACGGCCCGGCCACCGGCAGCCACCACATCGACCCCACTTACCAGCAGGAGCGATAG
- a CDS encoding fumarylacetoacetate hydrolase family protein yields MRIARFSIDGNVAFGAVEGSTAPGAEGELVLDIIKGIPFADFELSGTKVPLSKVRLLPPVLPSKIVAIGRNYAEHAAELGNAIFDSEGRPDAPITFFKPSTSVVGSGDPITYPSFSQDLHHEAELAVVIGRMCREVPRERVKDVILGYTCANDVTARDVQQREKQWARAKGFDSACPLGPWIETDLDPSDLAVQCTVNGEQRQLGRTSDMVRSVEDLIVHITEAMTLLPGDVILTGTPAGVGPLNVGDEVAVTIEGIGTLTNKVIKRG; encoded by the coding sequence GTGCGCATCGCCAGGTTCTCGATCGACGGCAATGTCGCGTTCGGCGCGGTCGAGGGCAGCACTGCCCCCGGCGCCGAAGGTGAGCTCGTCCTCGACATCATCAAGGGCATCCCGTTCGCGGACTTCGAGCTCTCCGGCACGAAGGTCCCGCTGAGCAAGGTCCGGCTGCTGCCGCCCGTGCTCCCGAGCAAGATCGTGGCCATCGGCCGCAACTACGCGGAGCACGCGGCGGAGCTGGGCAACGCCATCTTCGACAGTGAAGGCCGTCCGGACGCCCCGATCACCTTCTTCAAGCCCTCCACCTCGGTGGTCGGCTCGGGCGACCCGATCACGTACCCCTCCTTCTCCCAGGACCTCCACCACGAGGCCGAGCTCGCCGTGGTCATCGGCCGCATGTGCCGCGAGGTCCCGCGCGAGCGGGTCAAGGACGTCATCCTCGGCTACACCTGCGCCAACGACGTCACCGCGCGCGACGTCCAGCAGCGCGAGAAGCAGTGGGCCCGGGCCAAGGGCTTCGACAGCGCCTGCCCCCTCGGCCCCTGGATCGAGACCGATCTGGACCCGAGCGACCTGGCCGTCCAGTGCACCGTCAACGGCGAACAGCGCCAGCTCGGCCGCACCAGTGACATGGTCCGCTCCGTCGAGGACCTGATCGTGCACATCACCGAGGCCATGACGCTGCTCCCGGGCGACGTCATCCTCACGGGGACCCCGGCCGGAGTCGGCCCCCTCAACGTCGGCGACGAGGTCGCCGTCACCATCGAAGGCATCGGCACTCTCACCAACAAGGTGATCAAGCGTGGCTAA
- the gltX gene encoding glutamate--tRNA ligase codes for MANANVRVRFCPSPTGNPHVGLVRTALFNWAFARHHGGTFVFRIEDTDAARDSEESYGQLLDSLRWLGFTWDEGPEVGGPHAPYRQSERMDIYADVAKKLQDGGYAYSCYCTTEELDARRDAARAAGKPSGYDGHCRDLTAEQKTAYETEGRASIVRFRMPDETITFTDLVRGEISVTPENVPDFGIVRANGAPLYTLVNPVDDALMEITHVLRGEDLLSSTPRQIALYRALIELGIAKGVPEFGHLPYVMGEGNKKLSKRDPESSLNLYRERGFLPEGLLNYLSLLGWSFSKDQDIFSIEEMVAKFDIPDVNANPARFDLKKAEAINADHIRQLDPKAFADACAPWLTAPHANWAPEDFDAEAWERIAPHAQTRVTVLSDITANVDFLFLKEPVEDQASWDKAMKGDPAALLATARENLAAADWSDPESLKQAVLTAGEAHGLKLGKAQAPVRVAVTGRTVGLPLFESLEILGKDRALARVDATLAKLTA; via the coding sequence GTGGCTAACGCGAACGTCCGCGTACGTTTCTGTCCCTCCCCGACCGGCAACCCCCACGTGGGCCTGGTCCGCACGGCCCTCTTCAACTGGGCGTTCGCCCGCCACCACGGCGGTACGTTCGTCTTCCGCATCGAGGACACCGACGCGGCCCGCGACTCCGAGGAGTCGTACGGGCAGCTGCTCGACTCGCTGCGCTGGCTCGGCTTCACCTGGGACGAGGGCCCCGAGGTGGGCGGCCCGCACGCCCCGTACCGCCAGTCCGAGCGCATGGACATCTACGCGGACGTCGCGAAGAAGCTCCAGGACGGCGGCTACGCCTACAGCTGCTACTGCACCACCGAGGAGCTGGACGCCCGCCGCGACGCCGCCCGCGCCGCCGGCAAGCCCTCCGGCTACGACGGCCACTGCCGCGACCTCACCGCCGAGCAGAAGACCGCGTACGAGACCGAGGGCCGCGCCTCGATCGTCCGCTTCCGGATGCCCGACGAGACCATCACCTTCACGGACCTGGTCCGCGGCGAGATCTCCGTCACCCCGGAGAACGTGCCGGACTTCGGCATCGTCCGGGCCAACGGCGCCCCGCTCTACACGCTCGTCAACCCGGTCGACGACGCGCTGATGGAGATCACCCACGTCCTGCGCGGCGAGGACCTGCTCTCCTCCACCCCCCGCCAGATCGCGCTCTACAGGGCGCTGATCGAGCTGGGCATCGCCAAGGGCGTCCCCGAGTTCGGCCACCTGCCGTACGTCATGGGCGAGGGCAACAAGAAGCTTTCCAAGCGCGACCCGGAGTCCTCGCTCAACCTCTACCGCGAGCGCGGCTTCCTGCCCGAGGGCCTGCTGAACTACCTCTCGCTCCTCGGCTGGTCCTTCTCCAAGGACCAGGACATCTTCTCGATCGAGGAGATGGTGGCGAAGTTCGACATCCCGGACGTCAACGCCAACCCGGCCCGCTTCGACCTCAAGAAGGCCGAGGCGATCAACGCCGACCACATCCGGCAGCTGGACCCCAAGGCCTTCGCGGACGCCTGCGCCCCGTGGCTCACGGCCCCGCACGCCAACTGGGCGCCCGAGGACTTCGACGCCGAGGCCTGGGAGCGCATCGCGCCCCACGCCCAGACCCGCGTCACGGTCCTGTCCGACATCACGGCCAACGTCGACTTCCTGTTCCTGAAGGAGCCGGTCGAGGACCAGGCCTCGTGGGACAAGGCGATGAAGGGCGACCCGGCGGCCCTGCTGGCGACGGCCCGCGAGAACCTGGCCGCCGCGGACTGGTCGGACCCCGAGTCCCTCAAGCAGGCGGTCCTCACCGCCGGCGAGGCCCACGGCCTCAAGCTCGGCAAGGCGCAGGCCCCGGTCCGCGTCGCGGTCACCGGCCGCACGGTCGGCCTCCCGCTCTTCGAGTCCCTGGAGATCCTGGGCAAGGACCGCGCCCTGGCCCGCGTCGACGCGACCCTGGCGAAGCTCACCGCGTAG
- a CDS encoding HAD family hydrolase produces MAIRAVLWDIDDTLFDYTGADRAGLVAHLADEGLAERYGTAHEALALWRRITDRHWERFAAGEGTFQGQRRDRVREFLGSPAMTDVQADDWFGRYVEHYQAAWELFPDVVPVLDALAGGYRHGVLSNSSVANQDPKLRHLGLRDRFEVLVCAVELGVSKPEAAAFLAACDELGLEPGEVVYVGDQPEIDARGARDAGLTAVWLDRDGSRGPGPEGVHRIAGLDRLPQVLAGDTRFGARSAIR; encoded by the coding sequence ATGGCGATCCGCGCGGTGCTGTGGGACATCGACGACACCCTGTTCGACTACACCGGGGCCGACCGGGCCGGGCTCGTGGCGCACCTCGCCGACGAGGGGCTGGCCGAGCGGTACGGGACCGCGCACGAGGCGCTCGCCCTGTGGCGGCGGATCACCGACCGGCACTGGGAGCGCTTCGCCGCCGGGGAGGGGACCTTCCAGGGGCAGCGCAGGGACCGGGTCCGGGAGTTCCTCGGGTCGCCCGCGATGACCGACGTACAGGCGGACGACTGGTTCGGCCGGTACGTCGAGCACTACCAGGCCGCCTGGGAGCTGTTCCCCGACGTGGTGCCCGTACTGGACGCCCTCGCCGGCGGCTACCGGCACGGGGTGCTCTCCAACTCCTCCGTGGCCAACCAGGACCCCAAGCTGCGCCACCTCGGCCTGCGCGACCGCTTCGAGGTCCTGGTGTGTGCCGTCGAGCTGGGCGTCAGCAAGCCCGAGGCCGCCGCCTTCCTCGCGGCGTGCGACGAGCTCGGGCTGGAACCCGGGGAAGTGGTCTACGTGGGGGACCAGCCGGAGATCGACGCGCGCGGCGCCCGTGACGCCGGGCTGACGGCCGTGTGGCTCGACCGCGACGGATCGCGCGGCCCCGGACCCGAGGGCGTGCACCGGATCGCCGGACTCGACCGGCTCCCGCAGGTGCTGGCCGGGGATACCCGTTTTGGAGCACGGTCAGCCATCCGGTAA
- the ndgR gene encoding IclR family transcriptional regulator NdgR: MDNSSGVGVLDKAALVLSALESGPATLAGLVAATGLARPTAHRLAVALEHHRMVARDMQGRFILGPRLAELAAAAGEDRLLATAGPVLTHLRDVTGESAQLYRRQGDMRICVAAAERLSGLRDTVPVGSTLPMKAGSAAQILMAWEEPERLHRGLQGARFTATALSGVRRRGWAQSIGEREPGVASVSAPVRGPSNRVVASVSVSGPIERLTRHPGRMHAQAVIDAAARLTEALRRSS, encoded by the coding sequence ATGGACAACTCTAGCGGCGTCGGCGTTCTCGACAAGGCAGCTCTGGTATTGAGCGCACTGGAGTCCGGTCCGGCCACCCTCGCCGGGCTGGTCGCGGCGACAGGGCTCGCACGACCCACGGCACATCGCCTTGCCGTGGCACTGGAACACCACCGGATGGTGGCGAGGGACATGCAGGGCCGGTTCATCCTCGGACCGCGGCTGGCGGAGCTCGCCGCCGCGGCCGGCGAGGACCGCCTGCTGGCCACGGCCGGACCGGTGCTCACCCACCTCCGGGACGTGACGGGCGAGAGCGCGCAGCTCTACCGGCGTCAGGGCGACATGCGGATCTGCGTGGCGGCCGCCGAGCGGCTGTCGGGCCTGCGGGACACCGTCCCGGTGGGCTCCACCCTCCCGATGAAGGCCGGCTCGGCCGCGCAGATCCTGATGGCCTGGGAGGAGCCCGAGCGGCTCCACCGCGGCCTGCAGGGCGCGCGCTTCACCGCGACGGCCCTCTCGGGCGTACGGCGCCGCGGCTGGGCACAGTCGATCGGCGAGCGGGAGCCCGGCGTGGCCTCCGTCTCCGCGCCGGTGCGCGGCCCCTCGAACCGGGTCGTGGCCTCCGTGTCGGTCTCCGGGCCGATCGAGCGCCTGACCCGGCACCCGGGGCGCATGCACGCCCAGGCCGTCATCGACGCGGCAGCGCGTCTGACCGAGGCCCTGCGCCGCTCCAGCTGA
- the leuC gene encoding 3-isopropylmalate dehydratase large subunit — translation MGRTLAEKVWDDHVVRRAEGEPDLLFIDLHLLHEVTSPQAFEGLRQAGRKVRRLDLTIATEDHNTPTIDIDKPIADPVSRTQLETLRKNCAEFGVRLHSLGDVEQGVVHVVGPQLGLTQPGTTVVCGDSHTSTHGAFGALAFGIGTSQVEHVLATQTLPLARPKTMAITVTGALAEGVTAKDLILAIIAKIGTGGGQGYILEYRGEAVEQLSMEARMTICNMSIEAGARAGMIAPDQTTFDYLEGRDHAPVGEDWDAAVAYWKTLRTDEDAVFDAEVVVDGTTLAPFVTWGTNPGQGSPLSANVPDPASYEDASERHAAEKALEYMGLTAGQPLRDIKVDTVFVGSCTNGRIEDLRAVAGIIEGRKVANGVRMLVVPGSVRVALQAVAEGLDKVFKEAGAEWRHAGCSMCLGMNPDQLAPGERSASTSNRNFEGRQGKGGRTHLVSPQVAAATAVLGHLASPADLAGSSAATAPAGV, via the coding sequence ATGGGTAGGACACTCGCGGAGAAGGTCTGGGACGACCATGTCGTCCGGCGCGCGGAGGGCGAGCCCGATCTCCTCTTCATCGATCTGCACCTGCTGCACGAGGTGACCAGCCCGCAGGCCTTCGAAGGGCTGCGCCAGGCCGGCCGCAAGGTCCGCCGTCTCGACCTCACCATCGCGACCGAGGACCACAACACCCCCACGATCGACATCGACAAGCCGATCGCCGATCCGGTCTCCCGGACCCAGCTGGAGACGCTGCGCAAGAACTGCGCCGAGTTCGGCGTGCGCCTGCACTCGCTGGGCGACGTCGAGCAGGGTGTCGTCCACGTCGTGGGGCCGCAGCTGGGCCTGACCCAGCCGGGCACCACCGTGGTCTGCGGTGACTCGCACACCTCCACGCACGGCGCCTTCGGCGCGCTGGCCTTCGGCATCGGCACCAGCCAGGTCGAGCACGTGCTGGCGACCCAGACGCTGCCGCTGGCCCGCCCCAAGACGATGGCGATCACCGTCACCGGCGCGCTGGCCGAGGGCGTCACCGCCAAGGACCTGATCCTGGCCATCATCGCCAAGATCGGCACCGGCGGCGGCCAGGGCTACATCCTGGAGTACCGCGGCGAGGCCGTCGAGCAGCTGTCGATGGAAGCCCGCATGACCATCTGCAACATGTCGATCGAGGCCGGCGCCCGCGCGGGCATGATCGCCCCCGACCAGACCACCTTCGACTACCTCGAGGGCCGCGACCACGCCCCGGTGGGCGAGGACTGGGACGCGGCGGTCGCGTACTGGAAGACCCTGCGCACCGACGAGGACGCGGTCTTCGACGCCGAGGTCGTCGTCGACGGCACCACGCTGGCCCCGTTCGTCACCTGGGGCACCAACCCGGGCCAGGGCTCGCCGCTGTCGGCCAACGTCCCCGACCCTGCTTCGTACGAAGACGCTTCGGAGCGCCACGCCGCCGAAAAGGCCCTGGAGTACATGGGGTTGACGGCCGGACAGCCGCTGCGCGACATCAAGGTCGACACCGTCTTCGTAGGTTCCTGCACCAACGGCCGCATCGAGGACCTGCGCGCCGTCGCCGGCATCATCGAGGGCCGCAAAGTCGCCAACGGCGTACGGATGCTGGTCGTCCCGGGCTCCGTCCGGGTCGCCCTGCAGGCCGTGGCGGAGGGCCTGGACAAGGTCTTCAAGGAGGCCGGCGCCGAATGGCGGCACGCGGGCTGTTCGATGTGCCTGGGCATGAACCCCGACCAACTGGCGCCCGGTGAGCGCTCCGCGTCCACCTCCAACCGCAACTTCGAGGGCCGGCAGGGCAAGGGCGGGCGCACCCACCTGGTCTCCCCGCAGGTGGCAGCCGCCACCGCCGTACTGGGCCACCTGGCCTCGCCCGCCGACCTGGCCGGCTCGTCGGCCGCGACCGCCCCCGCAGGAGTCTGA